From Oscillospiraceae bacterium CM, a single genomic window includes:
- the murB gene encoding UDP-N-acetylmuramate dehydrogenase → MNLTSDAVALALKRLPGLACRRLEPMKNHTSFKIGGRVAAMFFPKTTAELTALVTLLKDCGAETLVIGNGTNLLVDDGDMDLVVIKTTGLAAIEQMGETVITAACGVLLSSLAVFAEARGLSGLEFAHGIPGTLGGAVSMNAGAYGGEMKDVVTETTALSPDGAVITVSGSAQDFSYRRSRFSDTGDVILSSTLALQRGDAGEIRVCMEELARKRRQSQPLTSPSAGSTFKRPQTGYAAALIDEAGLKGYAVGGAMVSEKHAGFVVNRGGATFEDVLAVMSHVQETVQKRFGIALEPEVKIIRRPGR, encoded by the coding sequence ATGAATCTGACTTCCGACGCCGTCGCGTTGGCGCTCAAAAGGCTCCCGGGTCTTGCGTGCCGCCGCCTTGAACCGATGAAAAACCACACGTCGTTTAAAATCGGCGGCCGCGTCGCCGCCATGTTCTTTCCGAAAACAACAGCGGAGCTGACGGCGCTCGTTACCCTTTTAAAAGACTGCGGGGCGGAGACGCTCGTCATCGGCAACGGGACGAACCTGCTCGTTGATGACGGTGACATGGATCTTGTCGTTATCAAAACAACCGGCCTTGCCGCCATAGAGCAGATGGGGGAGACGGTCATAACGGCCGCTTGCGGCGTGCTGCTGTCCTCCTTAGCCGTCTTTGCCGAGGCGCGCGGCCTGTCAGGCCTTGAATTTGCCCATGGCATCCCGGGGACGTTGGGCGGCGCTGTCTCTATGAACGCCGGTGCATACGGCGGCGAGATGAAAGACGTCGTCACGGAAACCACCGCCCTGTCACCGGACGGGGCCGTCATCACGGTATCCGGCTCGGCGCAGGACTTTTCCTACCGGCGCAGCCGATTTTCCGACACGGGTGATGTGATCTTATCGTCAACGCTGGCGCTCCAACGCGGCGACGCTGGGGAAATCCGGGTGTGCATGGAGGAATTGGCCAGGAAACGCCGTCAAAGCCAACCCCTCACGAGTCCCAGCGCGGGCAGCACCTTTAAGCGGCCGCAAACCGGTTACGCTGCCGCGCTCATCGATGAGGCCGGGCTCAAGGGCTACGCCGTCGGCGGCGCGATGGTCTCGGAAAAGCATGCAGGGTTTGTTGTGAACCGCGGCGGGGCAACGTTTGAGGACGTGCTCGCCGTCATGTCGCACGTGCAGGAAACAGTTCAAAAACGTTTTGGCATCGCGTTGGAGCCGGAGGTCAAGATTATCCGGCGGCCGGGCCGGTAA
- the hprK gene encoding HPr(Ser) kinase/phosphatase, whose translation MEREYSINLKTLADELKLTVVSPSSDYDQVKVTTGDVHRPGLQLAGFYDYFDPTRIQLVGRMETAFLTKFPDDERRDKVDFFLSKKMPALIICHDAEILPEFIEAAAKYDVTLLSTSLNTSGVLSELIWLIKKALAPRVTRHGVLVEVYGLGILLMGESGVGKSEAAIELLKRGHRLIADNAVEIKAVDHNQLQGTAPELIRHYVELRGIGVIDVRQIFGVGAVKERQNIHLVVNLEPWREGMLYDRLGISEQTMSILGVDVPSVTIPVKPGRNLAIILEVAAMNQRQKFMGYNAAQEFTRQINKHFDEKLS comes from the coding sequence ATGGAACGGGAATACAGCATCAATCTTAAAACGCTGGCCGACGAACTGAAGCTCACGGTTGTCAGTCCGTCGTCGGACTATGACCAGGTCAAGGTTACAACGGGGGATGTTCACCGCCCCGGCCTGCAGCTGGCCGGTTTTTACGACTATTTTGACCCGACCCGCATTCAGCTTGTCGGCCGGATGGAAACGGCTTTTCTCACCAAATTTCCGGATGACGAGCGGCGCGATAAGGTCGATTTCTTTCTGTCAAAAAAAATGCCGGCGCTCATCATCTGCCACGACGCGGAAATCCTGCCGGAGTTTATTGAAGCCGCCGCCAAATACGACGTCACGCTCCTCTCAACAAGCCTGAATACGTCCGGCGTTTTATCAGAGCTGATCTGGCTGATTAAAAAAGCGCTCGCCCCGCGCGTCACGCGCCACGGCGTTCTCGTTGAGGTCTATGGGCTGGGGATTTTACTCATGGGCGAAAGCGGCGTCGGCAAAAGCGAAGCGGCCATCGAGCTGTTAAAGCGCGGCCACCGTCTCATTGCCGACAACGCCGTCGAAATCAAAGCGGTTGACCATAATCAGCTTCAGGGCACGGCGCCGGAGCTCATCCGCCACTATGTGGAGCTGCGTGGTATCGGCGTTATCGACGTGCGCCAGATTTTCGGCGTCGGTGCCGTTAAAGAGCGGCAGAATATCCACCTTGTCGTCAATCTGGAGCCGTGGCGTGAGGGCATGCTGTACGACCGCCTTGGCATCAGCGAACAGACAATGTCCATACTGGGTGTCGACGTCCCGTCGGTGACGATTCCCGTCAAGCCGGGCCGTAACCTCGCCATCATTTTGGAAGTGGCGGCCATGAACCAGCGCCAGAAGTTCATGGGGTATAACGCGGCGCAGGAATTCACGCGCCAGATCAATAAGCATTTTGACGAGAAGCTTTCTTAA
- a CDS encoding 50S ribosomal protein L28, protein MAKCEFCDKGVSFGIRVSHSHRRSNRTWKPNVKRVSAVVNGTPRHVYVCTRCLRSGKVTRAV, encoded by the coding sequence ATGGCTAAGTGTGAATTTTGTGACAAGGGCGTTTCCTTCGGAATCCGTGTGAGCCACTCGCACAGACGCTCGAACAGAACCTGGAAACCGAACGTCAAAAGAGTGTCGGCAGTTGTTAACGGAACCCCGCGTCATGTTTACGTTTGTACCCGATGCCTCCGCAGCGGCAAGGTTACGCGTGCAGTGTAA
- a CDS encoding NAD(P)-binding domain-containing protein, with product MKIAIIGFGNLGHSLAEGLIKSGTASGRDICVCDASDEVRARASGQYGLAVTADVNDAIGCSDVIFLVVKSYVFEKLAPTIDRTLLAGKTVVSFMAGVQFETIFGLIGPVDLVRGMPSLAIAACDGVVAYTKAPDHVAAIFHKLGYAFEAAPEDIEKVMAFSSCGLGFAAYLIDAFAAAGETMGFLPETCEKIAAQTFKNAIDRGDYKGTVKAVATKGGATEQGVLHMDACGVYTIVADAVKKAYDRMK from the coding sequence ATGAAAATCGCCATTATCGGATTCGGCAATCTCGGTCATTCGCTGGCTGAGGGTCTTATAAAGTCCGGCACCGCTTCGGGCCGGGACATCTGCGTCTGCGACGCGTCGGATGAGGTGCGCGCGCGGGCGTCCGGGCAATATGGCCTTGCAGTGACGGCGGACGTTAACGACGCCATCGGGTGCTCGGATGTTATTTTCCTCGTTGTGAAAAGCTATGTTTTTGAGAAGCTTGCCCCGACAATTGACCGGACTTTGCTCGCGGGCAAAACGGTCGTCAGCTTTATGGCGGGCGTGCAGTTTGAGACAATTTTCGGGCTCATCGGGCCTGTCGACCTCGTGCGCGGGATGCCCTCCCTTGCGATTGCCGCGTGCGACGGCGTCGTTGCGTACACGAAGGCACCCGACCACGTTGCCGCCATTTTTCACAAGCTCGGCTACGCCTTTGAGGCAGCACCGGAGGACATCGAAAAGGTGATGGCCTTTTCCTCCTGCGGGCTGGGCTTTGCGGCTTATCTGATAGACGCGTTTGCCGCCGCCGGAGAAACGATGGGGTTTTTACCGGAGACGTGTGAAAAAATCGCCGCGCAGACGTTTAAAAACGCCATCGACCGCGGGGACTATAAGGGAACGGTTAAGGCCGTTGCCACAAAGGGCGGCGCAACGGAGCAGGGCGTTTTACATATGGACGCCTGCGGCGTATACACCATCGTCGCCGACGCCGTTAAAAAAGCTTACGACCGGATGAAATGA
- a CDS encoding Sapep family Mn(2+)-dependent dipeptidase — MKNNTQRQEIDAWFEKEAPRLVEDVKKLIAIKSVRGEPVPGMPYGEGPAAALNAAAALLSSYGFTVHNFENRVITADLNDREPALGILAHLDVVAAGEGWTTDPFTPSVQDGKIFGRGAADDKGPAVAALFALRAARDLAPPLAKGCRLILGSAEETGHDDLAHYRRQYKLPPNVFTPDASYPIVNTEKGRLILSFSDSWDRDENLPRVVSLTGGTTPNIVPHKAEAVVFGLPLETVTALCADISIRTGAPITAEELPDGVCITVHGKAAHAMAPEEGTNAQTALVWLLSALPLPDSLSFTSIKALNRLFPHGDTRGVSLGIAASDALSGPLTLNFGCLALDETGFCANFDCRMPEEASGGAAENGARRALEKAGFAVTDAVRTAYHHTPSDGAFVKTLLRIYEDYTGNKGACLAFGGSTYVHDVDGGVAFGCAFPGVDNRLHAHDEFIDIVDLIQSAKMFTQAILDLCKAP, encoded by the coding sequence ATGAAAAATAACACACAGCGACAGGAAATTGACGCGTGGTTTGAAAAAGAAGCCCCGCGCCTTGTAGAAGACGTTAAAAAGCTCATTGCCATCAAAAGTGTCCGTGGGGAGCCGGTGCCCGGTATGCCCTACGGGGAAGGTCCCGCCGCCGCCTTAAACGCGGCGGCGGCCCTCTTGTCGTCGTATGGCTTCACAGTACATAACTTTGAAAACCGCGTCATCACGGCGGATTTAAACGACCGTGAGCCTGCCCTTGGGATTCTGGCGCATCTCGATGTCGTCGCGGCCGGGGAAGGCTGGACGACGGACCCTTTCACACCGTCGGTGCAGGACGGCAAGATTTTCGGTCGCGGCGCCGCCGACGACAAAGGCCCTGCCGTCGCCGCCCTGTTCGCCCTGCGCGCCGCGCGCGATTTAGCCCCTCCGCTCGCAAAAGGCTGCCGCCTTATACTCGGTTCGGCCGAGGAGACGGGCCATGACGATCTCGCCCATTACAGGCGGCAGTACAAACTGCCGCCGAATGTCTTCACGCCGGATGCTTCGTATCCCATTGTCAACACGGAAAAAGGCCGCCTCATTCTATCGTTTTCGGACTCATGGGATCGGGACGAAAACCTTCCGCGCGTCGTTTCCCTCACCGGCGGCACAACGCCGAACATCGTCCCGCATAAGGCTGAGGCCGTCGTCTTTGGCCTGCCGCTTGAAACCGTCACGGCGCTTTGCGCCGACATATCAATCCGGACAGGCGCGCCAATAACCGCCGAAGAACTACCTGACGGCGTCTGCATCACAGTACACGGCAAAGCCGCTCACGCCATGGCCCCTGAAGAAGGCACAAATGCCCAGACGGCGCTTGTATGGCTACTCTCGGCGCTACCGCTGCCGGACAGCCTGAGCTTCACTTCTATCAAGGCTTTAAACCGCCTGTTTCCGCACGGCGATACGCGCGGAGTGTCCCTTGGTATCGCTGCGTCAGATGCGCTGTCCGGCCCCTTAACGCTCAATTTCGGCTGCCTCGCGCTCGATGAAACCGGCTTTTGCGCCAATTTTGATTGCCGCATGCCGGAAGAAGCGTCCGGTGGCGCGGCAGAAAACGGCGCACGCCGCGCGCTCGAAAAAGCCGGTTTTGCGGTGACAGACGCGGTTCGGACGGCGTATCACCACACCCCGTCAGACGGCGCGTTTGTCAAAACGCTTTTGAGGATTTATGAGGATTACACGGGGAATAAGGGCGCGTGCCTTGCTTTTGGCGGCAGCACATATGTCCATGACGTTGACGGCGGCGTCGCCTTCGGATGCGCGTTTCCCGGCGTTGACAACCGTCTCCACGCCCACGACGAATTCATCGACATCGTCGATTTAATTCAGAGCGCCAAAATGTTCACGCAGGCAATTTTAGACCTCTGTAAGGCACCGTAG